The Podarcis raffonei isolate rPodRaf1 chromosome Z, rPodRaf1.pri, whole genome shotgun sequence genome segment AGGCATCAGAAAAAGATGAGGCCTTCCTTCAATCAACACCCATAAAAAGGTGTAGAAAAGTTTTAGGGAGGCGGGTGTTTTAAGTTCCTTCCCCCTTAACTACATTGTCAATTGCCCAAGAAGAAGCAAATGAAATTCAAAGACCCCATTCTCAACTGTGACAAGTCATTACAACACAACCGAAGTAATGGTCAATGGAGGGAAATGGGCAGCACACCTTTGCTGCTGCAACACTTCTTTTTTAAGAGAGTCTTTTTGTTTGATCAGCTCCTTGAAAGCCAGACAAGCCATCACTGCAACAGTAAGCATATCCAGAGGTAGATTTAGGGCAACGTTGCACTGGGCAATGAGCTTCAGGGCATTGCAAGTACGATGTAGTggattgagcagaacagaaggtgagaggtgggggagCGTGCTGAAATTCCAAAGACCAAAGTCCATCCCAGCGTATGCTGCTAGTATTACTGCTAATACTgaagttttaaattattattacttttaatgGAAACAATGCAGCTTTTTAGAATCACCATTTAGAGGTGTGCTTCTCATGCATTCTCTTTATCAACTTAAAAAGCTAAACACTGTGTAGCTGCACTCTGCCCAACCCCTTCTAACACATAAGCCTGGACTGCGCTTTAGCCAGTGACATGGGAGACTAAATTTACAGTGTAGTGTCTGTAAAAGCTGGGCAGCATTTGTAATGCCTCTGATATTATCTTTTCCTCCCCCTTTAACTTCAGGGCTGTTTCATGCTGTCAGTTGTGTCAGGTGCCCAGCTTTTAGGAACCAAGACAGCAGTGTATATTCCTAGCCTGGAAAAAGGCACTCAGTCCATTAAGGGGAGTTGAGGGGGGCagcctgctttcttcttcttttttgctgagAGACCTTGAGGTACGGCTCCAACCAAAGAAGTCTGCAATTCCAGACTCCATTAACATTAAGAACCACTTATCAGATCCTGCAAAGCTTTATtgctttccacctggcctagatTGCTTAGATTCCCAAGCAAACGAGGCTAGCGAGGACAGGCCCGTAACCTCTCTTTTGTTCTGCAGATCTAAGCTACTGCTATCCTCTATGCAAAGCGAGAAGTGCCACACTGCCATCTGCAGACAGGAATTACCTTCTAAATATGCTCATTCAGCAATCAAAATTTCCTGATAGCCAAGAGTCACTTCATTCTCATTTTCTTCCATTTAGTATTGATGGATCACAAACTGTTTACTTCTCAGTGCTTCAGCCAAGCATGAATGCTTaaggtttatatatttatatataaagatttaaaaggcacagcgaaataaaaaggaagaaaaagataaagcaaaaggaaaggagagaagcagagagaaaggTGCAAGTGAGCAACTTGGCATTACCTGTCTGTTGTGGATGGAGCCTGGAGTCTTGAAACCTCCTTGACAGCTGCATTCAGAGACGCTGTAAGGGTCTGAGCTGCTGGAGGAGCACTTAGAGAGTGAATCGCAGCCCACCACGAAGGTGTTATCCAGAGGCAGTTCCTGAATGACATGGTGCTTCTTCGGTGGCACTGGAGTCTCGGGTTTTATTTGGAAAGTGGGCTGTGGCGAGGCAGACTTGTAGTGCTTTGCTAAATCTGGGCTGTCAGGCTTAAAGGTTGTTGGTGTGGTGGCCCAGTTATATTTTCCCATAGTCTGTTCTTCCAGCTCCACGGGAATGTCCAGAGTGCCATTGATATGTTCATGGCCAGGATCATCAGGCTTAGATTCTTCGATGGTCACAAAGTTGAGAAGAAGGCTTTTGGGAGagcgcttcttcttcttcttcttcttcttgatctgACGGTTTTCTTGGTTTGGAGAAACCCACTCACCACTCTGCTTGCTTTTCTGGACAACCTTGTGCCTGGGTGTTTGACGGCATCGCACCAGGGCAGTCACAAAGATGACCAGTATTACTGTCATGGTACCTGCAATGATAGCAATTATGATCTTGACATAGTCGTTCGTCTGTGGAGTTATCTCACCATCCCCAACGTTTTGGCCAACTGGAGTTTCCATGTTTCGGCGCACTAACTCTTGGACATAGGATCCATTGGTGACAGTTTCATTCACAAATAAATGCACCAGTGCTATAGTATATAGTGACTCAGGCTGTCCTAAATCATTGACTTTGATAACCAGCCTGTGTAACCCATGATCTGCCGATATGACCTTCTCTTTCAAAGTAACATTGCCTGTTAACTGGTCAATCATAAACAATCCCCGTGAATTCCCACCAATAATGCTATAGCGAAGCTCTGCATTCATCCCTGTATCATTGTCAATGGCAAACACCTTTGTGACTACAGAGCCCGGGCTGGTGGTTATTGGAACCAAGTCATACGAGTAGTTAGATGAAGGCATGACAAAAACAGGCCTGTTGTCATTCACATCAACCACATTGATGGTCACCTTGGCAGTTGATGAGCGTTGCAGCCTCCCTCCATCCACAGCCTTCACCTGAAAGGTATAAGAACCTTGCTGCTCCCTGTCAAAGGTAATATTAGGCCGTATGACTCCAGTGAGGGGATCAATAATGAAATTATCTTTGCCATTCAATATAGACAAGGTCACGGCTGCGTTCTCTCCGGAGTCTGCGTCTGTCACAGTGATCAGCCCAACAGTGCCATACATGGGTAGGTTTTCTGGTACATAGAAATTATACTCGTTATGGGTGAAGGCAGGGCTGTTGTCGTTCTGGTCCAAGACTGAAACTGTCACAGTAGCATTGGTCTGTAAGGGTGGCATCCCATTATCTTTCGCCAGCACAGTGAATGAGTATCTGTCCTGTTTTTCCCTGTCCAGCTTTCTCACTGCTGTCAGAATGCCTGTACGGCGGTCCAGGTTGAAGATGGGTGGTGCGTCTAAGCCCAGCATGTAGCTGATTTCAGCATTGCGCCCACTATCTGCATCTGTAGCACTAATCTTGGTCAGCTGGGTGCCAGGAGCATTATTCTCAGGGATAGACAGTCCAATGACGGGCTGCGTGAACACTGGTGCATTGTCATTCTCATCCTTGATTTTGATGAGTAACATTGCAGACTGGTTCAAAGGTGGTTTCCCCGAATCAGAAGCCACTATTTTAATGGCATATTCCCGGGTGGCCTCGTAGTCGAGGAATGTGGCTGTCTCCAGCAGAAACTGATTATCAAACACAGGCTTTAACCTGAATGGCACATCGTGGTCAGTGTAGCAGGTAACTTTGCCGTTAAGCTCAGAATCCTTATCCATTACAGTAATCAGGGCAATTTTAGTATTGAGTGGTGCTTTCTCTGACAAAAGCACAGTCCCATTCACCGGGTTGATAATGTACCTTGTGTCTATTGATGGGATGTTATCATTAATGTCTGTGACATTCACGGTCACTGTTGCTCTTGAAGGTGTTGAACTGCCATCGCTTGCTAAGACTGTTAACTTGTGTACTGGAGATTCCTCCCGGTCCAGTGGTTCCTTGATGGTGATGAGACCTGTGGTGTTATCAATGGCAAACAGCCTTTTGGCCAAGGTGGTGATTTGGCTGCTAAAATAGAAGTGGATCTGGGCATTTGAGCCCAGATCGGCATCAGTAGCATGAAGCTGAGAGACAGAGGTGCCTACAGGGGCACTTTCAGGAACACTGACTTCAATATCATTCTCCTTGAACACTGGGCGGTTGTCATTCACATCAGTGACTGTTACTTGGAGAATAGCAGTGCTGGATCGTGGAGGGTTGCCGCCATCTTCCACTTTAATTTTCATCACATAGGTATCCTTCTGCTCCCTGTCAAGGACCTGCTGTACTATCAACTGGGGCCACTTGTCCCCCTCCGGCGTCTCAATTATATCAAGTCCAAATACATTTTGACCCTAGAAGCCAGGAAAAAAAGATACAGAGGGGCACATTATTACATAGATCTGCTATTAGTTGGACATACCTGAACAATATTAATGTGCATCCATCAGTTTATGGCTCTTCTAGTCCTTTAAGTTGGAATTAATGTGAAATACTTTGATGCTTTGCTATGTCAACAACTGAACAGTGCAATTCtaaacatatatttatttatttataaaatatgtgTATACCACAATTTCTTGTAAAAAAAATCAGAGTTGTTGACATCAATTATAATACAATCAGaatcacacaaaaaataaaatagattacCAGCTGAGTATTGCAAAAATGCTTCTCTTAATCATTTGCATAACTCCGCAGCAAAGAAAAGTTTTCAGGAAATGTTTAGAATAGAAGGTGCTTGCTGAATCTTAGTTGTAAGAGCATTCTCCAAGAGAGGGCCAATAACAATGAAGGCTCAGTTTTGTCTTGATGTCAAATGAGCCTTACCAACTCAATATattgacttctgagtaaaaaaaTCACTGAAATCCTATGAAGAAAATCTGGTTAGGGTTTGCTATAAAGCACAACAACACTTTTATGCCATGTTGAGTTAAACAAGTGACTGGCTAGTGGGTTTAGGTATCCATGATTATCCCATCAGACAAACTGCTTACATGATGAATGTGTATTCAGTCATGAGTCACAAGTGGGCCTGAGGTTGTGTGATCACCCTGCTTTGAACTGGCATGGTGATTCAACAGAGAATAAAGTTCAAAAGAATCTCCACCTTCCAACATGCTTAATAGCCTGACATTCATCGTGGCATTTCTGATGTTGAAAGTTTGCAGAGACTGGCAATCTGGTTTGTTGACAGTGACTgaggaacatcatcatcatcaacaacaacatcagtacCATAGTTAATGGTAAACAGCCAACAGAATGCATGGACTAAGAAATATTTATGCAATAAGAGATTGTGCACATAATCTAGACCAGCCTcactcaacctggtgccctgcagatgttttggactacaattcccatcagcctatGTTggtatggccaacagtcagggatgactGTAACCCACCAGGTTGGGGAGGGCTGATCTAGACCAGTGGTCTACATCTGGCGGGTCACAGCCTGATCTAAGGTAGGTCTCAACAagagcactaccaccatgcaaatatagaGCGAAAGATCTAAGAAATGAATCCACAAATACATGCTTGTGTTAAAACTAGGTCATGGGTCTAAAAAGGCTGAAGATACCTGATCTGGAAAATCCTGAATTGTGTCACATTCCCTCTTTTAAGTTGTAATTGGCCAACAGGGCTGCATCAATCAAAGTCAAGAAGGAAACCTGGCTCTAAAACATTTGGGGGTAATATCTTTTGTCTATAAGAATATTTAGTTAAATACAGAACAATGTACCTTCCTTGTGCATTTCTACCACTTGCCCCTCAGTATTTGGAGAAGTGTTTCTTCTGTTCACAGCTTAAATGTTTACTGCAGTAAATTCCTGATTGCTCATGATGCAGCATAGAGTGTAGCACAGATCTAAGTATTGTAGCAGGTGAACAGAAATTATAAAAGAGGAATTCATTTTCTTTCGTTGCTGGACAGGGCATTGTAGTCCTCTGACATGGTGGAAGAAAAGCTGTGCCACATTAGAAAACACATTATCCCCTAATTTAAGGTGATTTACCAGGTCAGTTAATGTGCTAACTACAGATACCCGTGATGTTTGCTCATGAAGGCTTCTTACCTAAAAGCACCACGCTTTCATGTGACAGCtgtgcagcaaaaaacaaaacaacaacaaaacaaacccccACCCTCAGAATGGGAACCCAATAATTACTGCATTGACATCTGGCTCCCAGCAAGCTCACTGGTCTGCATAAGCTCagcatccatatatatatatatatatatatatatatatatatatatatatatatataaacaacacAAATATGAAACAAAACAGTAAGGCGGAGAATGCAATAAAACCATCTGCATATAATGACGAAGGGATACATAGGTAAACAGGTACATTGTGGAGTACAAAGAAGTAGCTTAATAATTAAACTAAAAATAATACTGCCCTGTCTTATTTTATTGCAGATAAAGGTAATTCTTGTTTGTCCTGGTTAAATTGCAGATGACGGGTTTCTCCAGTGGATATTTGTGAGGTTCAAAAGCAGGCGTATTATTCTGGCTCTGCATCATTTTTGTTAATAAAGGAAATAAATTCTTGCCAAGTTTTAACAAATAAACACATGGCTTTATGGTTTCTTGAAGTTCTCAACAGGTTAAATTCGCCATAATACCAAGGCTCAAGATATCTATTTTTCCTACCAGAGTtcggcggtatagaaatttaataaataataataaaagtaatggTTAAACCAACTGCTTCTTTCCAGTGCTGCGGAATTACAAGGTGTGCTGCCACCAGCATGTATTGCATTACGTGGTTAGTGAGCAACCCCATTTTCTCCACAAAACAATGAAAGAAGACAGAGTTGTAGACCTTTCACAACTGGATACTAAATTATCAGGTTGATTTCAGCTATTATGTCATCCCAATGCATTTCAACCAAAGGACACCCCAAGAATAGAAGAAAATATTATCCATTAAAACACTTTCCCCCATATCTGGGGTGCAACTACCACCTGCAAGTGTCTTAAAAGAGTTTTTCCCCACACCATTAAAGAGACAAGCGATCAGCAACCAACATTTGAATTTCTCCCTGGCATAAGACATGTTTCATAGGAATTTTGTTCCCATTTTTTATATACCTTAACTTGTCTTTCGCTTGACCACATTCAGAGCCTACCCACATGATATTCTGTAAGTCAACAGACCTTATGGATAGGTGAATGTGAGGGTCCTGTTGGGTCAGCTGGCCTGAGTCACAAAGTGCTACTGTTGCAATGCAGCTATGACAGCATCACAGTTGCTTTGCACACTGTTAATCGCACGTACCATACAACCGCTAGTTTTGCACTTTGCACAGTTCCCTCAcctggatttttcttcttcttcccatcagGTACCTGCCTCCTTTGTGACTTGTCACAATAAGAATGAACAGACCACAGCAAATCTGATCTGTGCTACCCTTTGTCAAGTAGAAAGAGAAATAATGCAATGGCTGAGATTCATCCCATGCAAAACTTAAGTACCAGCTCTGTAATTTATTGTATGAATCAGAAATAGCCAAGTTACAACTGAATCACACCAGATTATGAGAAACAAATTGAGATCAAGGTAATTCAGTATTTCTCTTTTTATCATAGTGCATTCCATGGCTGCAGTGAAAATTAGATTCCAAGTGTTAAAAATAATGCAACCATTACATTTACACACTGAATAATAAGGATCCTGAAATAGGTTTTGTGGAACACGGCATGCCCTTGTTACAGCAAAACAGATGCGTGGGCATGGAGACAGACTCTACAAACATATCTCACACTGCATAGGGCATGCAGGAACGATGTTTCGATACCGCTGGTGGTAGAATAGAATTTGATTCGTACTAGATGGTGTCTCTCTGGGCACCCAAGcctggaaatgttttttttcccctttaaaggaaagtgtggggagggaagagaagagaaagaaacagccAACACATCCCCTGAGGAGGAAGAAGTGATTAGCATTCATCAATAGCAATCTCTCTGAGTGAGGGGAAATGGTGCTGACAGGCTCCAAAGGGAACGGCGCCAACTCTACTTCACCAGAAGCGAGGAAAGGAGTGATAATGCAGAAGCACTGAGGGTGGAGGTGAAAATAGGCACCAGAAAACAAGGGACGTCCAATTTACcatttgcttttcaaaattaTCAGCACTTGTTGGGATAGATGCCTTCAGTCAGAGAAGTCCAGCACTTATGAAcacgggaagctgccttgtactaagTCAGATcattgacccatctagctcagtactgcctacactggctggcagcagctgccctggTTTTCAAGCAGGAGTCTTTTCCTGGCCCAACCTGGCAATAGCCCTCTCTTCAGAGGTGCTGGCCAGGCTTCATCTCAGCCTGAAAATTCACAGGGCACTTTCGCTTGTGATGCTTAAAGCAGTTTGCAATGCAAATGTAAACAGTAAATGCCTCTGTTTTGCGGCAATTCTGTTCTGTTGCAGGTAGAGCAAGAGAGACTCAAAGCCAGCTTATGCCTCATGGTTCAAAAATGTTGTATTTTCTCCTGGAAGTCCTTAGCTCTAGGCTCAACGTTTATTGGCAGGGATGGACCAGTCATTAGGACGGGTGAAGCCACCACCTTAGGCCCACCTCACTGGCAGCAGAGGTGCCAGCACTaatttctggtgagatctcaccaaAAGAGCATGGAAATCTGCAAGAACTCCCTGGAAATTGGCACTGATGCTGGTGGCAGAGGCAGTGGGGCAGTCAGCGTAAGTGGCTgaggtggcggcagcaggggATGACAGCATTTCCCATTCTGCCTCAAGCATTGAAATGGGTCACATTGCTCCTGTTTTTTGGTAAGGCAAgatcactctgcacatgcttagtgTCTCTTACTTTACCATCATTTGACTTTTGCATGGAATAACTAACTGACATTCAGAAAACAGGTCCCAAGGCTAAACAATAAAAAGCCCTGGGCTTAAAACCCAGGTCTTGGGCTGTGCAGATTTGGCACAGATTGTGTCCATTCCACAGAGGTTCCTACTAGCTGTTTTGCAAATTGCAGCATGTGAACAGTGCAAATGGAAACACTGGGAGCAATCAGTACTGAATAATGCATTGATCCTTCCAAACCCCTAATTTATCTACTAACACTGGCCGCCAGAAAGCTGGACTTCAGGAGCCTCTCAAGCACCCAATGGGTATGGTAGGGAGAGTCATATTTACTTAGAAAAGGCAGGGCTTgccaaagaaaaaaaattcttatgCTGCCTCTGACATCAGGGACTCCATTAAAAATGGATGCAGTCATTCTCCCATCCCTGGAGATCCAGAAACCTTCCCATGTACTAGAGACAGCCCTAAATCttaaaggtgttttttttctcttttcttttttaaggtgcATGCCTTAAACCCAATAACTGGTCCAGTGTGTGTGGAATGTATATCAATGCTGAAACTCTCTGTCACCACACAGAAATGGACTCTTCTTCCACAAGGAGGTTGTGGTaatgatcaatcaatcaatccaccaGACAAGCTTCCATATATGAGCAGACCCCTATAAAGAGTCCCTATTATGTCTCTGCATTCATCATATAGATTTAAACTGTTAGTCCTAACCCCCAAGAGAAGCTAAACTTCAATGTGTTGAAGAGTCTTGGGGCACCTTAGAGAATAACATAGTTATTGTATAAAATATTGTCCACTTCGTCGGATGCATTAAATACCATCCTGAATAGCAGAGGGGTGGGTGTGTGAATACTGGAATCTGCCTTTATACTGTGCCAGACCATAGGTCAATCTAACTCAGTAAACTAACTGGCAACAGTTTTTGTCCTCCAGTGCTGCCCAGAGACACTGCGGATGGAGACTGGGTCTGTCTGTCtggaaagcagatgttctaccgaAAAGCCACAGCCCTACATGATTTGCAGGGGAGCTTTCAGAATGAAAAGTACAAAGAATTATGATAGCCTTATTAATGCTTAACCAAGCTTCTTCTtcgtctttcttttctttttttttatgcaAGAAACTAACAAGactacccctctggaaatgtAAACCTAAGCATGTGTAACTGCATTTGATCAGATCAATCAATGCTTTCTATCCTTTTGTCATCTTCCCTGCAACTGAAATTTAGTTTGCAAAGTCTTTAGGGCAGGGACTTAACTTTGACTTGAATGTCAAGTACACTAATGGCACTATATAGGCAATATTGATGCTACACTAGTCTTAGACAAACGCTTAACCAAGCTCTGATTTGCTGTGTATTTTTACTGGGTATTTCCTGCACTGAATTTAAAGCGGTATCTTTTTAGGTTCTTTACCCTGAAGTAATCACAGTCATTTCAAAAGAAACAGTAAATGGCTTGAGGGCAGCAGccaacttctctctctccttctctctctctctttctttggttGCAAAATAGCTGAAATTATATATGCTGcgtttcttttcctccttttttttttgcaacgaTTGGCAGAAAAAAGCAACAGAAATGGTGAGAAGAGCATCCCTTCACTTCTTTATTTGCACACAAGTTGACACATGTGCATTGATTATTCTGTCATTAGCTCctgaaacaacaacacacagatTTTTAATTCATGCAAATACATACTCGGTTTAGCTTTTCTTCAGCAACCAgatatgattgggggggggggagagacatccttcccctcccccagttACAATGCATAACATCTGATTTCAGAGAAAGGATAGTTTCAGTTCAATGTCTGTAGAAATATGCATCAAGGAAGTAAGCATCCGTGGGCAGGGCAGAGGAACAGTAAAAAGCAAATATCCACACTAATAACTTTTCTTCataatttaacaaacaaacaagaagggGGAAATGAGGTATTAAGCAGAAGGCATGAAAAGATGCAACAGGTTTTGTTCACGACGGCTTACCTGATACCGGTGAATAATCACACAAGTTCAAATGATGTGAGAAAGTGTGTTCTccatcatggagagcacgtgttgcagtgggggcaACAAAGACATCCCTCTATTGCTGGGCAGGGTGGTATAGATGGCCACAAATCTGATTGGGTACCCCTCAGAAATTGGGGAGAATTTGGTGTAGCAATTTTATGAGTGACTGTTGAGGGGCTATTTATTCCCTGCACGCAGTGTTGGGCTTCGTCTTTTCGCTGCGCACattggatcacccacccaccctccctatatttagggttgtttgcattgaccttgctatgcctgtcatggggtcgtctgcttttggggcagggcccggtaggaattttgtccatttggctgattggctggtgccatttggtttttgcctactgcgtagcaaatcgtcacaacttgtaaggctgtggttaggcattggttaatttggttggtggagggggtaTGGTTGGCTGTGCCGACCtccccattgctgctgctgcaagggtattccgttaaaggaatccagggtctCACCATGCTCTTGTCcaaacccctgtcaaggggcttgggccacgcaagagcccctgggagcatttgcgGAGAGGTGAGAGCCTGGCGCCCAGTTCTACGCTCTACCcccaaatgttttcccttactgacttttgCAGGTTTGCGGgtgtcagttctgttcctacctctAAGTGGGAAGAGATAGTcgtgaaccaatgcctaagcaaccactcatatgctgtaatcaataaagttgtgcccaaaatttatgccaaaaaccttaaacaaaaattctgtgtgaattgtgtctTTATTTGAGGGTGGCCGTGGGGTCCTCAACACGCAACAAGTTTAAACATTCCTCTGGGAAACAGTGACAGGTCAGAGGCACAGCATGCAGAAGGGCTGAGGTTCAATCCTCAACTATAGGAAGGCTGGGACACCCAtaatttatacagtcatacctcgggttatagatgcttcaggttgcgtttattcgggttatggaccgccaaaacctggaagtaccggaacaggttacttctgggtttcggcggtcgtgcatgcacagaagcacagaatcgcactttgcgcatgcgcagaagcaccaaattgcaacccgcgcgtgcacagacatGGGTTGTAAGTAattgtgtccccccccaaaagataTGATATGTATTTTGATAATAGGTTAAATGTTTATTGTGAGATGCTTTGGACACAGTTTGCTGTGgacaagcagcatataaataaataaactggacaTGTTAAAACAGAGTGGTAGAAGACAGAGGCTGCATTTGAATGTGACGTTTATTACATTAGTTTTACCAGTTATAATGCAAGAACTTCTGTCTTGATTTCTTTTTGCTCTGCAGTGCCTATTGTGTTATGGAATCATGGCTTTTCAATCAATAAACTGCTATGTTGCactaaattttgtgtgtgtgtgtgtgtgtgtgtgtgtgtgtgtgtgtgtgtgtgtcgggggtggggaaaggactgGATGCCAGGTTACCAACCAAAAATTTGATACATGGGTGGTTAGGGAAaccatttcaaaaagtaaaattcctgacacctgcatATCTGTTGACCTTTTGAGGGGGGGAGGACCCAAATTACTCCCCCCCCAATAGTGTTTTTTTAAGTTTTCCCATcatgttgccatacatctgggttttccctgacattttgccaattccccCCATCACCACTTTTACAccagaaaaccaggacatgtcaggaattttcctgacatataGCAAGCTGAAACATCATGAAAAATTCCAAGTTAATGGGGTTAAAACATCTGTGTTTTTTCCTGAAAACATTTAACAGGAATTGGAAGTTAAACTGCTGTTAGATTCCACTGGATTTCCAGAAGGAGTTTTTGCACCATGTGAGAGATCACATGAAAGACACCAATCAACAAGTAAGGAAATACTGGAAACGCAGAATGATGCGCCATCAGAATGCAGACAGAGTGAAGGCCAACTGGAACACCTAAGGAATGGAGTTTAAGTGTGGCCCTAGAGAAAACTCTCTGCTGTATCCAAGGCAATTCTGCTTCAGCCATGCCACAGCATGCATGTTAGAGAAGGTAGAGAAATAGGTTTGGTCCACTTTTTGGAGGAGACCAACCAGCTGCTCCCAGACATATCTGTGGATTGAAATGCAACTCCCAGTCACATTGCACATATAGATGCTTTGCACATATGCATctatatcagtttgtgatttaaaataagaagaaaaaaacctcagGGATACATTTTTTGCATGCATTTCTGCctactatacacattttttgccaagcaatttcccctgatttaatgcatttttatctgGTTTTCATTATATATGCATTGGTATGAACAGTTTAGCCCTTCATATGCATTTCTGAACACATTACCGAGCAAAAGAGCTGCAGTGCAAAGTGTGGATACGTGGAAATTTTGAAAgaaggctgtgtttcagttcacaaattgttttggaaaattaTTGCTTGCCCTTGAATGCAGGCTGAACTGAATTTCCCCCAAATCCCTAATTACACACTTATCCAGAGTTCGTGATGCACTGCCAAATAAACTCTCCTTTTTACATGCGTTTCAAGTCTTTTCAATATTAAATGAGCATTTGTGGGTGGAGTTTTTTTCCACGCCAgtactgcacacacaaaaatgtgcattttataaggAAATGCATtgaagtgtgtgtatgtataaaaCATTGGATTTTGGG includes the following:
- the PCDH11X gene encoding protocadherin-11 X-linked isoform X3 — its product is MDLLSRTYLLAALLTCIVFQSGAQEKNYTVREELPENVLIGNLLKDLNLTLDPDVPLSSPLQFKLVYKTGDVPLVHVEENTGEIFTTANRIDREKLCSGIFSENRCFYEVEVAVLPDEVFRLVKIRFLIEDINDNAPLFPSTVINISIPENTAINSRYSVPSALDPDIGVNGIQHYELLKPKTAPKRTFGSITNEQGQNVFGLDIIETPEGDKWPQLIVQQVLDREQKDTYVMKIKVEDGGNPPRSSTAILQVTVTDVNDNRPVFKENDIEVSVPESAPVGTSVSQLHATDADLGSNAQIHFYFSSQITTLAKRLFAIDNTTGLITIKEPLDREESPVHKLTVLASDGSSTPSRATVTVNVTDINDNIPSIDTRYIINPVNGTVLLSEKAPLNTKIALITVMDKDSELNGKVTCYTDHDVPFRLKPVFDNQFLLETATFLDYEATREYAIKIVASDSGKPPLNQSAMLLIKIKDENDNAPVFTQPVIGLSIPENNAPGTQLTKISATDADSGRNAEISYMLGLDAPPIFNLDRRTGILTAVRKLDREKQDRYSFTVLAKDNGMPPLQTNATVTVSVLDQNDNSPAFTHNEYNFYVPENLPMYGTVGLITVTDADSGENAAVTLSILNGKDNFIIDPLTGVIRPNITFDREQQGSYTFQVKAVDGGRLQRSSTAKVTINVVDVNDNRPVFVMPSSNYSYDLVPITTSPGSVVTKVFAIDNDTGMNAELRYSIIGGNSRGLFMIDQLTGNVTLKEKVISADHGLHRLVIKVNDLGQPESLYTIALVHLFVNETVTNGSYVQELVRRNMETPVGQNVGDGEITPQTNDYVKIIIAIIAGTMTVILVIFVTALVRCRQTPRHKVVQKSKQSGEWVSPNQENRQIKKKKKKKKRSPKSLLLNFVTIEESKPDDPGHEHINGTLDIPVELEEQTMGKYNWATTPTTFKPDSPDLAKHYKSASPQPTFQIKPETPVPPKKHHVIQELPLDNTFVVGCDSLSKCSSSSSDPYSVSECSCQGGFKTPGSIHNRQL
- the PCDH11X gene encoding protocadherin-11 X-linked isoform X1, coding for MDLLSRTYLLAALLTCIVFQSGAQEKNYTVREELPENVLIGNLLKDLNLTLDPDVPLSSPLQFKLVYKTGDVPLVHVEENTGEIFTTANRIDREKLCSGIFSENRCFYEVEVAVLPDEVFRLVKIRFLIEDINDNAPLFPSTVINISIPENTAINSRYSVPSALDPDIGVNGIQHYELLKPKTAPKRTFGSITNEQGQNVFGLDIIETPEGDKWPQLIVQQVLDREQKDTYVMKIKVEDGGNPPRSSTAILQVTVTDVNDNRPVFKENDIEVSVPESAPVGTSVSQLHATDADLGSNAQIHFYFSSQITTLAKRLFAIDNTTGLITIKEPLDREESPVHKLTVLASDGSSTPSRATVTVNVTDINDNIPSIDTRYIINPVNGTVLLSEKAPLNTKIALITVMDKDSELNGKVTCYTDHDVPFRLKPVFDNQFLLETATFLDYEATREYAIKIVASDSGKPPLNQSAMLLIKIKDENDNAPVFTQPVIGLSIPENNAPGTQLTKISATDADSGRNAEISYMLGLDAPPIFNLDRRTGILTAVRKLDREKQDRYSFTVLAKDNGMPPLQTNATVTVSVLDQNDNSPAFTHNEYNFYVPENLPMYGTVGLITVTDADSGENAAVTLSILNGKDNFIIDPLTGVIRPNITFDREQQGSYTFQVKAVDGGRLQRSSTAKVTINVVDVNDNRPVFVMPSSNYSYDLVPITTSPGSVVTKVFAIDNDTGMNAELRYSIIGGNSRGLFMIDQLTGNVTLKEKVISADHGLHRLVIKVNDLGQPESLYTIALVHLFVNETVTNGSYVQELVRRNMETPVGQNVGDGEITPQTNDYVKIIIAIIAGTMTVILVIFVTALVRCRQTPRHKVVQKSKQSGEWVSPNQENRQIKKKKKKKKRSPKSLLLNFVTIEESKPDDPGHEHINGTLDIPVELEEQTMGKYNWATTPTTFKPDSPDLAKHYKSASPQPTFQIKPETPVPPKKHHVIQELPLDNTFVVGCDSLSKCSSSSSDPYSVSECSCQGGFKTPGSIHNRQHSKESGRPQTPLKETSLESWTQPQSQRRVTFHLPDGSQESCSDSGLGDHEPSSTASTAHPLPLGFPQEEYYEQTSPNSRTEGDGNSDPESTIEVNLQKALAEASETCTQECLILGHSDNCWMPPSLTQYQQSNPPLAAFGFQQGWGCGAMPEGRHTLGRPLPKDDTDKGQGGPRPQFYNTCERHCTSEDPVKVIPLANFIPAQAASISGKNATLIHEHQL